Proteins encoded by one window of Methanomassiliicoccaceae archaeon:
- the aspS gene encoding aspartate--tRNA(Asn) ligase has protein sequence MTLIRNTKNIAVGDGTVTVKGWAQDIRNLGGISFLTLRDRFGTVQVTMPKKKIDPEIFVMLTTLSRESAVSITAEVKESNQTALGLELIPIDAEIVSEAAVPLPMGVVDKVNVEMDTRLNHRFMDIRKPEITAIFELKSIMFGLISEACRENGFVQVSTPKINSSGAEGGATLFKVDYFGRDAYLAQSPQLYKQILMSTGLDRVFEISPAFRAENSNTNRHVTEFISFDGEMAWISSEEEVMSMIEKIMDFVLTGIKKKGSEQLGILGKDINVPAIPYPRLSYEECLNIVRQGGLDLKDGDDLGTEGEKIVGDYMSSKGFDLYFICEYPEDAKPFYIMEKDGTPYSYSFDLDYKGQEISSGGQREHRIDRLISRIEKKGLDPKDFEFYLEAFRYGMPSHGGWGIGMERLLVKMLDLPNIREAILFPRDVSRLSP, from the coding sequence ATGACCCTCATACGGAACACAAAAAACATCGCGGTCGGGGACGGCACGGTCACAGTGAAGGGCTGGGCACAGGACATCAGAAATTTGGGGGGCATATCCTTCCTGACGCTCAGAGACAGATTCGGGACCGTACAGGTAACGATGCCTAAGAAGAAGATCGACCCGGAGATTTTTGTGATGCTGACCACCCTTTCAAGAGAGTCGGCCGTTTCGATAACTGCGGAAGTCAAAGAAAGCAACCAGACCGCTCTGGGCCTTGAATTGATTCCGATCGATGCCGAGATTGTTTCAGAGGCCGCAGTACCTCTGCCCATGGGTGTCGTCGACAAAGTGAACGTCGAGATGGACACCCGCCTCAACCACCGGTTCATGGACATACGCAAGCCTGAAATAACGGCGATATTCGAGCTGAAATCCATAATGTTCGGCCTGATATCCGAAGCATGCCGGGAGAACGGCTTCGTCCAGGTCTCGACACCGAAGATCAACTCTTCCGGTGCCGAGGGAGGCGCTACGCTCTTCAAAGTAGACTATTTCGGAAGAGATGCATATCTGGCACAGAGCCCTCAGCTCTACAAGCAGATCCTGATGTCGACGGGTTTGGACCGCGTTTTCGAGATATCTCCGGCGTTCCGTGCCGAGAACTCCAACACCAACCGACATGTCACCGAATTCATATCTTTCGACGGAGAGATGGCATGGATATCGTCCGAGGAAGAGGTCATGTCGATGATCGAGAAGATTATGGATTTCGTACTGACGGGAATCAAGAAAAAAGGTTCCGAACAGCTCGGCATACTTGGTAAGGACATCAATGTGCCAGCAATACCATATCCTCGTCTAAGTTACGAAGAATGCCTGAATATAGTTCGCCAGGGCGGGCTCGACCTCAAAGACGGCGACGACCTCGGTACGGAGGGCGAGAAGATAGTGGGCGACTACATGTCGTCAAAGGGTTTCGACCTTTACTTCATATGCGAATACCCCGAGGACGCAAAGCCCTTCTATATCATGGAGAAGGACGGCACCCCTTACTCGTACTCGTTCGACCTGGACTACAAGGGGCAGGAGATATCTTCCGGAGGACAGAGGGAACACCGCATAGACCGTCTGATATCCAGAATCGAAAAGAAAGGGCTGGACCCGAAAGATTTCGAGTTTTATCTGGAAGCTTTCAGATACGGCATGCCTTCACACGGCGGATGGGGAATAGGAATGGAAAGGCTCTTGGTAAAAATGCTCGACCTGCCCAACATAAGGGAGGCTATTTTGTTCCCGAGGGATGTGTCAAGATTGTCCCCCTGA
- a CDS encoding Holliday junction resolvase — MAPPGDIYERELKYLLSGDPKVIAKMVKTCDATETEAYNTMLKEPFLVVRAAGSLGVDLVALRWDFSFPIEVKSSNDSTMHFSRNTRLTEQADQMLEECQKSHLIPIYAYRLKGFRGDPWRIFTIPSEARLRGRCGLLDRRIPKMDISNNGNFIMRWESGMKLSEFISYVCMSNYDTD; from the coding sequence ATGGCTCCACCGGGCGACATCTATGAAAGAGAGCTGAAGTACCTTCTTTCAGGGGACCCTAAGGTCATAGCTAAGATGGTCAAGACATGCGACGCTACCGAGACCGAAGCCTATAACACGATGCTTAAAGAGCCGTTCCTTGTTGTCAGGGCGGCCGGTTCCCTCGGTGTCGACCTTGTTGCGCTTCGATGGGACTTTTCATTTCCGATCGAAGTTAAGAGCTCGAACGATAGCACCATGCATTTCAGCAGGAACACCCGACTGACAGAGCAGGCAGACCAGATGCTTGAGGAGTGCCAGAAATCTCATTTGATACCGATTTACGCATACCGGCTAAAGGGCTTCAGAGGAGACCCGTGGAGGATTTTCACGATTCCTTCGGAAGCTCGGCTTAGGGGCAGGTGCGGCCTGCTCGACAGACGTATTCCTAAAATGGATATTTCGAACAACGGTAATTTCATCATGAGATGGGAGAGCGGCATGAAACTCAGCGAGTTCATCTCATACGTGTGCATGTCCAATTATGATACGGATTGA
- a CDS encoding YbjN domain-containing protein yields the protein MFKKKRGSAKSVKNAVCRALDSFDYKYEIAEDEPVVYLAANGEDLPIGMVLAADDEHKTLNIYCRLMFEVPLSKRSELTVELNKINNTINNGSFIMDSEEGYISFKVIQSYIDGVPSQNLIKHLIKMSFQTADLHDGELKELIPKCGWEMMYR from the coding sequence ATGTTCAAGAAGAAAAGGGGTAGTGCAAAATCGGTGAAGAATGCCGTATGCAGAGCGCTTGACAGCTTCGATTACAAATACGAGATTGCAGAGGACGAACCCGTAGTATATTTGGCCGCCAACGGCGAAGACCTCCCCATCGGAATGGTCCTAGCCGCGGACGACGAGCATAAAACACTGAACATCTACTGCCGCCTCATGTTCGAGGTTCCTCTCAGCAAAAGAAGCGAGCTCACGGTGGAACTGAACAAGATCAACAACACCATAAACAACGGCAGCTTCATCATGGATTCGGAAGAAGGTTACATTTCATTCAAGGTCATACAGAGCTATATCGACGGAGTGCCCTCCCAAAATCTCATAAAACACCTGATAAAGATGTCTTTCCAGACTGCCGACCTTCACGACGGGGAACTGAAAGAGCTCATCCCCAAGTGCGGCTGGGAAATGATGTACCGCTGA
- the nadA gene encoding quinolinate synthase NadA encodes MEISLESIQQLKKEKNAVILAHNYTLPEVQDVADYVGDSLGLSRKAAETEAEIIIFCGVSFMGETAKILNPDKKVLLPEPRAGCSMASMCTAAQVREMRKMYPDAAVVAYVNTTADVKAESDICCTSSNSIKATASLEEEDIIFIPDMNLAAYTANKLPEKNIIPFHGYCSAHHGITTWQIEDLRTLHPGADVVSHPECTFDVLAMSDFIGSTEKMIDFVHVSNNNEFIIATEVGMLHRLSKVRPDAKFYFPPNALCQTIKMTNLRLIYRSLVDGNGEVVLDPDISRKARIPVERMLSLD; translated from the coding sequence ATGGAAATCTCACTCGAATCCATTCAGCAGCTCAAAAAAGAGAAGAATGCAGTGATACTCGCGCATAATTACACCTTGCCAGAGGTCCAAGACGTGGCCGACTATGTGGGCGATTCCCTTGGGCTGTCACGCAAAGCTGCGGAAACGGAAGCTGAGATAATAATATTCTGCGGAGTCAGTTTCATGGGCGAGACCGCCAAGATATTGAATCCCGACAAAAAAGTTCTCCTGCCGGAGCCCAGGGCAGGTTGTTCCATGGCATCTATGTGCACCGCGGCCCAGGTCAGGGAAATGCGGAAAATGTACCCCGATGCGGCAGTCGTAGCTTACGTGAACACTACTGCAGACGTGAAGGCCGAATCGGACATATGCTGCACATCCTCCAATTCGATCAAGGCCACAGCTTCTCTCGAAGAAGAGGACATAATTTTCATTCCGGACATGAACCTGGCAGCCTATACGGCAAACAAGCTGCCTGAAAAGAACATAATCCCGTTCCATGGATACTGCTCGGCACACCACGGTATAACCACATGGCAGATCGAGGACCTGAGGACGTTACATCCCGGGGCCGATGTCGTCAGTCATCCGGAATGTACTTTCGACGTTCTAGCAATGTCGGATTTCATCGGTTCCACCGAGAAGATGATCGACTTCGTCCATGTATCCAACAACAACGAATTTATCATCGCCACTGAAGTAGGGATGCTACACAGACTCAGTAAAGTGCGCCCCGATGCAAAGTTCTATTTTCCTCCGAACGCACTGTGCCAGACAATTAAGATGACGAATCTTCGCCTTATATACAGGTCTTTGGTCGATGGCAACGGAGAAGTAGTCCTGGACCCGGACATATCCAGGAAGGCACGCATACCTGTGGAAAGGATGCTTTCCCTGGACTGA
- a CDS encoding dihydroneopterin aldolase family protein, producing the protein MMDRESLAASRFDCSVRERALFEAGIKMGTIYHQFVGTPVDKNGVETLEAAMVKSICSQPYVESASIHIDRSVFDRSLDRYSYFSLTGEKIDAVVRIKIHGVSVTAEMRYDPEIGYPLMFVSNIEEQPQP; encoded by the coding sequence ATGATGGACAGGGAGTCTTTGGCTGCCAGCAGATTCGATTGTTCCGTTCGCGAACGGGCACTCTTCGAGGCCGGTATAAAGATGGGCACGATATACCATCAATTCGTAGGTACCCCCGTGGATAAGAATGGCGTCGAGACCTTGGAAGCCGCGATGGTAAAGAGCATATGCTCGCAACCTTATGTAGAGAGTGCCAGCATACATATCGATCGCAGCGTATTCGACAGGTCCCTCGACAGATACTCGTATTTCTCGCTTACCGGCGAAAAAATAGATGCGGTTGTCCGCATAAAGATCCATGGCGTATCGGTCACAGCGGAGATGCGCTATGACCCAGAGATCGGATATCCCCTGATGTTCGTATCAAATATCGAGGAGCAGCCGCAACCGTGA
- a CDS encoding NTPase, whose translation MAHDIKIGITGLPGSGKTYVLLKVIEMLGDSDLHIGGMINEPIDDGRRKTGCSVRNLVTGETEVFASTEIESRIMVGKLGVDIEALEKVGVNAIRRACEDCDIIVIDEVGKLEVECPAFIEAVKEALDAGKPMIITLHKKSRNPLLQDIRRRDDVRILEVTPTNRNLLPYKIMHLMSGEDN comes from the coding sequence ATGGCTCATGATATTAAGATCGGCATCACAGGCCTCCCTGGATCGGGGAAGACATATGTGCTGCTAAAGGTCATCGAGATGCTGGGCGACAGCGACCTCCACATAGGAGGTATGATCAACGAACCAATAGATGACGGCAGACGTAAGACTGGATGTTCCGTACGAAACCTTGTAACCGGGGAAACAGAGGTCTTCGCCAGCACCGAAATAGAGAGCCGCATTATGGTAGGTAAGCTGGGAGTAGATATCGAGGCGCTTGAGAAAGTGGGCGTGAATGCGATAAGACGTGCGTGCGAAGACTGCGACATTATCGTAATCGACGAGGTGGGAAAACTCGAGGTCGAGTGTCCAGCCTTCATCGAAGCTGTTAAAGAGGCGCTCGATGCCGGCAAACCCATGATAATCACTCTTCACAAAAAATCTAGAAATCCTCTTCTGCAGGACATAAGAAGACGTGACGATGTCCGCATTCTTGAAGTGACTCCGACGAACCGCAATCTTCTGCCTTATAAGATAATGCACCTTATGAGCGGTGAAGATAACTGA
- a CDS encoding tRNA (guanine(26)-N(2))-dimethyltransferase — translation MSQTVIVKEGGTLLSVPSEHSSGGPGKKNSEIFFNEQMAFNRDVSVMLLRSLGPGITAADAMTATGARAARIANEVPGSVVTANDINPGSMEYIRKNIEINGLTNCTPSNKDLHILFSEHAFGYVDLDPFGSPAPFIQSAIRGCSRKGIMAITATDTAPLAGAHSAKCRRRYQSEPVRGYMCHEGGLRILMCTIARELAKFDRGMVPMLSFSADHYYRTYVRIVEGAVAADNTLAQLGYMQYDTKTMERSISAKSDDLHRLGPFWTGKLHDPEVLRNMSPEGMADERRCQKMLDLWRGEIDSEVFVYDLSELSSHIKMSPPKIDAMVDALCQHGKASRTHMSPTSFKTDLPLSEIIDTYRRSSPDADR, via the coding sequence ATGTCGCAAACCGTCATCGTCAAAGAGGGGGGCACCCTTTTGTCCGTTCCCTCGGAACATTCTTCCGGCGGACCCGGAAAAAAGAATTCGGAGATATTCTTCAATGAGCAGATGGCCTTCAACAGGGACGTCAGCGTCATGTTGCTCCGTTCACTGGGTCCGGGAATTACTGCGGCCGATGCCATGACTGCGACCGGCGCACGTGCAGCAAGGATTGCCAACGAGGTCCCCGGATCGGTCGTCACCGCTAACGACATCAATCCCGGTTCGATGGAATATATCAGGAAGAACATCGAAATTAACGGTCTGACAAACTGCACCCCTTCCAACAAGGATCTTCACATTTTGTTCTCCGAACATGCCTTCGGTTATGTCGACCTCGATCCTTTCGGTTCACCGGCGCCGTTCATCCAATCGGCGATCAGAGGATGCAGCAGGAAGGGGATCATGGCCATTACCGCAACGGATACAGCTCCGTTGGCAGGGGCGCATTCTGCCAAATGCCGGAGAAGATATCAGTCTGAACCGGTAAGGGGATATATGTGCCACGAGGGCGGCCTGCGTATTCTGATGTGCACCATTGCCAGAGAACTGGCGAAATTCGACCGCGGAATGGTACCTATGCTGTCGTTTTCGGCCGACCACTACTATAGGACATATGTGCGGATTGTCGAGGGAGCTGTTGCAGCCGACAATACTCTGGCACAATTGGGCTATATGCAATATGACACAAAAACCATGGAACGCTCGATATCTGCTAAATCAGATGACCTGCACCGTCTCGGACCGTTCTGGACGGGAAAGCTCCACGACCCTGAGGTACTGAGAAATATGTCCCCGGAGGGAATGGCGGACGAACGCAGATGCCAGAAGATGCTCGACCTTTGGCGGGGAGAGATAGATTCGGAGGTCTTCGTCTACGACCTGAGCGAGCTGTCTTCTCATATCAAGATGTCGCCTCCGAAGATCGATGCGATGGTGGATGCATTGTGCCAGCATGGAAAAGCATCAAGGACCCATATGTCTCCGACCTCGTTCAAGACCGACCTTCCTCTTAGCGAAATTATCGATACCTACCGCCGCTCCAGCCCCGATGCCGACCGATAA
- a CDS encoding adenylosuccinate synthase, which translates to MPGLVIIGAQWGDEGKGKITDYLADDAEMVVRFQGGNNAGHTIIIDGKTFKLQALPSGVLRPDKTAVIGNGVVINMEEMEDEIKRIVGAGGSIANLKISDRAHLIMNYHKKLDGAEEKYRGDKPVGTTKKGIGPAYQDKISRIGFRVGDLYEEDLLKEKISFMIPYKKDLLNMMDVENCECSNESLYKKMMKWRDMVDGLVCDTSVLINDTLDKGKKVVFEGAQGAMLDIDHGTYPYVTSSSTCAGGACTGAGVAPKKIDSVVGCLKAYTTRVGEGPMVTEMQGEEEENLQRLGGEFGVVTGRGRRCGWLDLVQAEYSARLSGFTSIAITKIDVLCGYKEVKVCTAYEIDGKIVKHFPASLSKLCIAKPVYKTMRGWEGWSDTAEVVRNGYEALPEEMKSYVSLIENELKVPVDIVSVGPGREETIIRRSPWHS; encoded by the coding sequence TTGCCGGGTCTAGTTATCATAGGCGCACAATGGGGAGACGAGGGAAAAGGAAAAATTACCGACTATCTGGCCGATGATGCCGAGATGGTCGTGAGATTCCAGGGCGGCAACAACGCCGGTCATACCATCATTATCGATGGGAAGACCTTCAAGCTCCAGGCCCTCCCTTCCGGAGTGCTGAGGCCTGACAAGACCGCCGTTATAGGCAACGGCGTGGTCATCAATATGGAAGAGATGGAAGACGAAATAAAACGTATCGTCGGCGCGGGCGGCTCCATAGCTAACTTGAAAATCTCAGACCGTGCGCACCTCATTATGAACTATCACAAGAAGCTCGACGGTGCCGAGGAAAAATACCGCGGCGATAAACCCGTCGGGACAACGAAAAAAGGAATCGGCCCGGCATATCAGGACAAGATCTCCCGAATTGGCTTCAGGGTCGGAGACCTTTATGAAGAGGATCTTCTCAAGGAAAAGATTTCTTTCATGATTCCGTACAAAAAAGACCTCCTCAATATGATGGACGTTGAAAATTGCGAATGTTCCAACGAATCCCTTTATAAAAAAATGATGAAGTGGCGCGACATGGTGGACGGCCTTGTGTGCGACACCTCTGTTTTGATCAACGACACGCTTGACAAGGGCAAAAAAGTAGTTTTCGAAGGCGCCCAGGGCGCCATGTTGGATATCGATCACGGCACATACCCTTACGTGACGTCATCTTCCACATGCGCAGGCGGAGCGTGCACCGGTGCGGGCGTCGCCCCCAAAAAGATAGATAGCGTCGTAGGATGCCTGAAAGCTTACACCACGCGTGTCGGCGAGGGACCTATGGTCACCGAGATGCAGGGAGAAGAGGAAGAAAACCTCCAGAGGCTCGGCGGAGAGTTCGGCGTGGTCACAGGCCGCGGACGCAGGTGTGGCTGGCTCGACCTCGTGCAGGCGGAATATTCTGCGAGGCTCAGCGGTTTTACCTCCATTGCGATCACAAAGATCGACGTTCTTTGCGGTTACAAAGAGGTCAAAGTCTGCACTGCATACGAAATAGATGGAAAAATCGTCAAACACTTCCCCGCATCCCTTTCGAAACTATGCATCGCGAAGCCCGTTTACAAAACGATGAGGGGCTGGGAAGGATGGAGCGACACCGCAGAGGTCGTCAGAAACGGCTACGAAGCACTCCCTGAAGAGATGAAATCGTACGTCTCGCTCATCGAGAACGAACTGAAGGTCCCCGTAGATATTGTAAGTGTAGGGCCGGGACGCGAGGAGACTATCATCCGTCGCAGTCCCTGGCACAGTTGA
- a CDS encoding UbiD family decarboxylase yields MTVKESLTGGIEKIERKVDPDSGEVTEALAKDQSKTFYFTDLNGGKAIGNRFSTREKIADALGIGPSDIVSAMASAVSSPKPYVETKEPAFKATMQKVDLTDIPIPKYFPEDGGRYISAGVIVAEWKGMKNISFHRMMIMDHNTIAVRLVPRHLFTMYNAAKKEGKELKISICIGVPAEVLLAAATSMDYGADELEVASALRINADKSPLEVGKCDNGIFVPADTDYVLEGRITLDETAEGPFVDITGTYDVIRQQPIIKIDKVWTCKDPIFHLLLPGGWEHFLLMGLPREPMILRTVRQAVPRVKAVRLTEGGCCWFNGVVSIAKNKEGDGVNAIMAAFTGHPSMKQVIVVDDDIDISNDREVEWAVATRMQADKIIRIPGAAGSSLDPSTSGTTWKVGYDATLPLDADLKMFRKATVRKK; encoded by the coding sequence ATGACAGTCAAAGAATCACTTACCGGCGGGATCGAGAAGATAGAGAGGAAGGTCGACCCCGATTCCGGAGAGGTGACGGAGGCCCTTGCAAAGGACCAGTCCAAAACGTTCTATTTCACGGATCTGAACGGTGGAAAGGCTATCGGCAACCGTTTCTCAACAAGGGAGAAAATCGCCGATGCGCTGGGGATCGGACCCTCTGACATAGTCAGCGCCATGGCATCCGCGGTAAGCTCTCCCAAGCCTTACGTCGAGACGAAGGAGCCGGCCTTCAAGGCTACCATGCAGAAGGTGGACCTGACCGATATTCCAATTCCGAAATACTTCCCGGAGGACGGTGGAAGGTACATCTCTGCCGGAGTCATAGTCGCCGAGTGGAAAGGTATGAAGAACATCTCTTTTCACAGGATGATGATAATGGACCACAATACCATCGCGGTCCGGTTGGTGCCCAGGCATCTGTTCACCATGTACAATGCCGCAAAAAAAGAAGGAAAGGAGCTGAAGATATCGATATGCATCGGTGTCCCTGCAGAGGTCCTTCTTGCAGCTGCGACTTCAATGGACTACGGGGCGGATGAGCTGGAGGTCGCCTCGGCTCTTCGCATCAATGCGGACAAATCGCCTCTGGAGGTCGGTAAATGCGACAACGGCATTTTCGTACCTGCCGACACAGACTATGTGCTGGAGGGGCGCATAACATTGGACGAGACCGCCGAAGGCCCATTCGTAGATATTACTGGCACATATGATGTGATAAGGCAACAGCCGATTATAAAAATCGACAAGGTCTGGACATGCAAGGATCCGATATTCCATTTGCTGTTGCCTGGAGGATGGGAGCACTTTCTGCTTATGGGGCTCCCCAGAGAGCCGATGATACTCAGGACGGTCAGGCAGGCCGTGCCCAGAGTGAAGGCCGTACGCCTGACCGAAGGAGGTTGCTGTTGGTTCAACGGAGTTGTATCCATCGCCAAGAACAAGGAAGGAGACGGGGTCAATGCAATAATGGCGGCCTTTACAGGCCATCCTTCGATGAAGCAGGTTATCGTAGTGGACGACGACATTGATATCTCAAACGACCGCGAGGTCGAATGGGCTGTTGCAACAAGGATGCAGGCGGACAAGATCATCAGGATACCGGGCGCCGCAGGATCCTCCCTGGACCCGAGCACCAGCGGTACAACATGGAAGGTAGGTTACGATGCCACGCTTCCGCTGGACGCCGATTTGAAAATGTTCAGGAAAGCTACCGTCCGTAAAAAATGA
- a CDS encoding glutamate--tRNA ligase, with the protein MTSDSLEESIRKFALQNAVFFKGKANPKAVFGKILGGFPEYRSKSAEIGALVDSIVSEVNAMGLESQTSELEKIDSSMLVKEKKERIYELPALDNVEDKIVMRIAPGPSGPLHIGHTRVSVLNDEYVKRYGGKLILRMEDTNPEKIDSEAYRMIPEDLDWLGVKIDETYIQSERFEIYYNHVKKLIEMRMAYICTCNGDDWRGMKEKGEACPCRELPVEVQLERYDRMLSGEYGAGEAVAVVKTDLNHPNPAVRDFVALRVVYHPHPITGDRYCAYPMMNLSVAIDDHLMGMTHVIRGKDHLNNTNRQEYIFDYFGWKKPTYYHYGLVNIPDSVLKTSIIKQCIHDGEYSGWDDVRTGTVRALERRGIKPDALRRYWVEAGMKSVDIQFSWDNLYGMNRDIIDDISNRYFFVQDPVRYDISGRDSICGYAPLHPDHPERGIRNYSIDGSNTVFISACDSKIFADAGEIRLKDLCNIKYGTPAIYDGNDVSILKTGIRAVQWVCRESIPATILMPDGTVIEGLVENTILNEKSDIVQFERIGFVKLENVSPKRIEAVYTHR; encoded by the coding sequence ATGACATCGGACAGCCTGGAAGAGAGCATAAGAAAGTTCGCACTTCAGAATGCGGTATTTTTTAAAGGAAAGGCGAACCCGAAGGCCGTTTTCGGCAAGATACTCGGCGGGTTCCCGGAATACAGGTCCAAGTCTGCAGAGATTGGGGCGCTGGTCGATTCGATAGTGTCCGAAGTTAACGCAATGGGTCTTGAGTCCCAGACGTCCGAACTTGAAAAGATTGATTCATCCATGCTTGTGAAGGAAAAGAAAGAGCGCATTTACGAACTGCCTGCCCTCGACAACGTGGAAGATAAGATCGTGATGCGCATCGCCCCCGGCCCTTCAGGCCCTTTGCATATAGGCCACACAAGGGTATCGGTCCTTAACGATGAATATGTAAAGAGATACGGCGGAAAGCTCATTCTCAGGATGGAGGACACCAACCCCGAGAAGATAGATTCAGAAGCTTACAGGATGATACCCGAGGACCTCGATTGGCTTGGCGTCAAGATCGATGAGACATATATCCAGTCCGAGCGGTTCGAGATTTATTACAATCATGTCAAAAAGCTCATAGAAATGAGAATGGCATACATCTGCACATGCAACGGTGACGACTGGCGCGGAATGAAGGAAAAAGGAGAGGCTTGCCCTTGCAGAGAACTTCCGGTCGAAGTACAGCTTGAAAGATATGACAGAATGTTGTCCGGAGAATATGGGGCAGGGGAGGCCGTTGCCGTGGTCAAGACTGATCTGAACCACCCCAACCCCGCCGTCAGAGATTTCGTTGCCCTGCGCGTTGTCTATCATCCGCATCCCATTACGGGCGACAGGTACTGCGCTTACCCGATGATGAACCTCTCGGTCGCCATAGACGACCACCTGATGGGCATGACCCATGTCATACGTGGGAAGGACCATCTGAACAACACCAACAGACAGGAGTATATCTTCGATTATTTCGGGTGGAAAAAACCGACATATTATCACTATGGACTTGTGAATATCCCGGACAGTGTTCTGAAAACTTCCATAATCAAACAATGCATCCATGACGGCGAATACTCGGGCTGGGACGACGTCAGGACCGGAACAGTGCGGGCACTGGAGAGAAGAGGCATAAAGCCTGATGCGCTCAGGCGCTATTGGGTAGAGGCAGGGATGAAATCTGTTGACATACAGTTTTCGTGGGACAACCTTTATGGTATGAACAGAGACATCATAGATGACATATCTAACAGATATTTCTTCGTCCAGGATCCTGTCAGGTACGATATTTCAGGCAGGGACAGCATATGCGGATATGCCCCGTTGCATCCTGACCACCCGGAGCGCGGCATCCGCAATTATTCGATCGACGGGAGCAATACCGTCTTCATTTCCGCATGCGACTCCAAGATTTTCGCCGATGCCGGCGAAATAAGGCTAAAGGACCTCTGTAACATCAAATACGGAACACCGGCGATTTACGACGGCAACGACGTCTCGATACTGAAGACAGGGATACGGGCGGTCCAATGGGTCTGTCGCGAAAGCATCCCCGCGACAATCCTTATGCCTGACGGAACAGTCATCGAGGGACTCGTCGAAAATACCATACTGAATGAAAAGAGCGATATCGTTCAGTTCGAGAGAATAGGTTTCGTAAAGCTGGAAAATGTCTCCCCCAAGAGGATCGAAGCCGTATACACCCACCGCTGA